In a single window of the Cupriavidus sp. P-10 genome:
- a CDS encoding metallophosphoesterase, with product MKLRILSDLHIEHNLPQEVPGCDADIVVLAGDIANGRDGIDWAARTFGKPVVYVPGNHEYYESNFNAVDRQMAEAAADHPGMHVLNNAVAEFDSARGRVRILGTTWWTDYTLFGADRREASMQACAGVMLDHRLIELEGGDGKARHFTPEDALARHEAASAWLAAQLARPFQGKTVVVTHHGPDLGSLDPRYSHDLVSGGFLSRRPDLVAQADLWIHGHTHTSFDYCIDDSRVVCNPRGYVSRRTGELENARFDWCYVVEV from the coding sequence ATGAAACTGCGCATCCTGAGCGACCTGCATATCGAGCACAACCTGCCGCAGGAAGTCCCCGGCTGCGATGCCGACATCGTGGTGCTGGCTGGCGACATCGCCAACGGCCGCGACGGCATCGACTGGGCTGCGCGCACCTTCGGCAAGCCCGTGGTCTATGTGCCGGGCAATCACGAGTACTACGAGAGCAACTTCAACGCCGTCGACCGGCAGATGGCCGAGGCTGCCGCGGACCACCCCGGCATGCACGTGCTCAACAATGCCGTCGCCGAGTTCGATAGCGCCAGGGGCCGCGTGCGCATCCTGGGCACGACCTGGTGGACCGACTACACGCTGTTCGGCGCCGACCGGCGCGAGGCTTCGATGCAGGCTTGCGCGGGCGTGATGCTCGATCACCGGCTGATCGAACTGGAAGGCGGCGATGGCAAGGCACGCCATTTCACCCCGGAAGACGCGCTGGCGCGCCACGAGGCTGCTTCGGCCTGGCTGGCCGCGCAACTGGCGCGGCCGTTCCAGGGCAAGACCGTGGTGGTCACGCATCATGGCCCGGACCTGGGCAGTCTCGACCCGCGCTACTCGCACGACCTGGTGTCAGGCGGGTTCCTGTCGCGCCGGCCAGACCTGGTGGCGCAGGCGGACCTGTGGATCCATGGGCATACGCACACCAGTTTCGACTACTGCATCGACGATTCACGCGTGGTGTGCAATCCGCGCGGCTATGTCAGCCGGCGGACGGGGGAACTGGAAAATGCGCGCTTTGACTGGTGCTACGTGGTGGAGGTCTGA
- the groL gene encoding chaperonin GroEL (60 kDa chaperone family; promotes refolding of misfolded polypeptides especially under stressful conditions; forms two stacked rings of heptamers to form a barrel-shaped 14mer; ends can be capped by GroES; misfolded proteins enter the barrel where they are refolded when GroES binds), translating into MAAKDVVFGDAARAKMVEGVNILANAVKVTLGPKGRNVVLERSFGGPTVTKDGVSVAKEIELKDKLQNMGAQMVKEVASKTSDNAGDGTTTATVLAQSIVREGMKFVAAGMNPMDLKRGIDKAVGAAVEELKKVSKPTTTSKEIAQVGAISANSDTSIGERIAEAMDKVGKEGVITVEDGKSLADELEVVEGMQFDRGYLSPYFINNPEKQVVQLDSPFVLLFDKKVSNIRDLLPVLEQVAKAGRPLLIIAEDVEGEALATLVVNNIRGILKTAAVKAPGFGDRRKAMLEDIAILTGGTVIAEEIGLTLEKATLNDLGQAKRIEIGKENTIIIDGAGDAGAIEGRVKQIRAQIEEATSDYDREKLQERVAKLAGGVAVIKVGAATEVEMKEKKARVEDALHATRAAVEEGIVPGGGVALLRARAAISALTGENPDQNAGIKIVLRAMEEPLRQIVLNAGEEASVVVAKVIEGKGNYGYNAASGEYGDLVEMGVLDPTKVTRTALQNAASVASLMLTTDCAVAESPKEESAPAMPGGMGGMGGMEGMM; encoded by the coding sequence ATGGCAGCTAAAGACGTAGTGTTCGGCGACGCCGCACGTGCCAAGATGGTTGAAGGCGTGAACATCCTCGCCAACGCAGTCAAGGTGACCCTGGGCCCGAAGGGCCGCAACGTGGTGCTGGAGCGCAGCTTCGGCGGCCCGACCGTGACCAAGGACGGCGTGTCCGTGGCCAAGGAAATCGAGCTGAAGGACAAGCTGCAGAACATGGGCGCCCAGATGGTCAAGGAAGTGGCTTCCAAGACCAGCGACAACGCCGGTGACGGTACCACCACCGCTACCGTGCTGGCCCAGTCGATCGTGCGCGAAGGCATGAAGTTCGTTGCCGCCGGCATGAACCCGATGGACCTGAAGCGCGGTATCGACAAGGCTGTCGGCGCCGCCGTGGAAGAGCTGAAGAAGGTCAGCAAGCCCACCACCACCAGCAAGGAAATCGCCCAGGTTGGCGCGATCTCGGCCAACAGCGACACCTCGATCGGTGAGCGCATTGCCGAAGCCATGGACAAGGTCGGCAAGGAAGGCGTGATCACCGTCGAAGACGGCAAGTCGCTGGCCGACGAGCTGGAAGTCGTGGAAGGCATGCAGTTCGACCGCGGCTACCTGTCGCCGTACTTCATCAACAACCCGGAAAAGCAAGTTGTCCAGCTGGACAGCCCGTTCGTGCTGCTGTTCGACAAGAAGGTCTCGAACATCCGCGACCTGCTGCCGGTGCTGGAGCAAGTGGCCAAGGCCGGCCGTCCGCTGCTGATCATCGCTGAAGACGTCGAGGGCGAAGCCCTGGCGACCCTGGTGGTCAACAACATCCGTGGCATCCTGAAGACCGCCGCCGTCAAGGCCCCGGGCTTCGGCGACCGCCGCAAGGCCATGCTGGAAGACATCGCCATCCTGACCGGCGGCACCGTCATCGCTGAAGAAATCGGCCTGACGCTGGAAAAGGCCACCCTGAACGACCTGGGCCAGGCCAAGCGCATCGAAATCGGCAAGGAAAACACCATCATCATCGATGGCGCCGGCGACGCAGGTGCGATCGAAGGCCGCGTGAAGCAAATCCGCGCCCAGATCGAAGAAGCGACCTCGGACTACGACCGTGAAAAGCTGCAAGAGCGCGTGGCCAAGCTGGCTGGCGGTGTTGCCGTGATCAAGGTTGGCGCTGCCACCGAAGTCGAAATGAAGGAAAAGAAGGCCCGCGTGGAAGACGCCCTGCACGCCACCCGCGCTGCGGTGGAAGAAGGCATCGTCCCCGGCGGCGGTGTGGCCCTGCTGCGTGCCCGCGCTGCGATCTCGGCACTGACCGGTGAAAACCCGGACCAGAACGCCGGTATCAAGATCGTGCTGCGCGCCATGGAAGAGCCGCTGCGCCAGATCGTGCTGAACGCCGGTGAAGAAGCGTCGGTCGTCGTTGCCAAGGTCATCGAAGGCAAGGGCAACTACGGCTACAACGCGGCATCGGGCGAGTACGGCGACCTGGTCGAAATGGGCGTGCTGGACCCGACCAAGGTCACCCGCACCGCACTGCAGAACGCCGCTTCGGTGGCTTCGCTGATGCTGACCACGGACTGCGCTGTTGCCGAATCGCCGAAGGAAGAGTCGGCTCCGGCAATGCCGGGCGGCATGGGCGGCATGGGCGGCATGGAAGGCATGATGTAA
- a CDS encoding CpaF family protein gives MSIREQLSLPENPVLQMNGHAVPARSHGTTQAYRNFKKTVHDAVLDRVELERLARYPLEQVKTEIGVLIDAIIDEERILINDTERRQMTSDIYDEMFGFGPLEPLLQDPTVSDILVNTAKQTYVERRGKLELTDIGFYDDAHLMKVIEKIVSRVGRRIDETSPMVDARLPDGSRVNAIIPPSAIDGPLLSIRRFAVNPLQVSDLVNLRSLTPPMAQMLQALAHAKINVLVSGGTGSGKTTLLNILSGFIPEDERVVTIEDAAELQLRQPHVLRLETRPPNIEGKGEITQRSLVRNALRMRPDRIILGEVRGGEALDMLNAMNTGHEGSLTTIHANTPRDALTRLENMVSMAGLTMPAKAIRQQISSAITVIVQAARMTDGRRKIISIAEITGMEGEIINMQEIFTFQRSGVDKDGTVRGHFRATGVYPKFAERLRVFGVGLPDETYDPAHRYEV, from the coding sequence ATGTCGATCCGCGAACAGCTTTCCCTGCCAGAGAACCCGGTGCTGCAAATGAACGGCCATGCTGTGCCCGCCCGCAGCCATGGCACCACGCAGGCTTACCGGAATTTCAAGAAGACCGTCCACGACGCTGTGCTGGACCGGGTCGAACTCGAGCGGCTGGCGCGCTATCCACTGGAGCAGGTGAAGACGGAGATTGGCGTGCTGATCGACGCCATCATCGACGAAGAGCGGATCCTGATCAATGACACTGAACGCCGCCAGATGACGTCGGACATCTATGACGAGATGTTTGGCTTCGGCCCGCTCGAGCCGCTGCTGCAGGATCCGACCGTGTCCGACATCCTGGTCAACACGGCGAAGCAAACCTATGTCGAGCGACGCGGCAAGCTGGAACTTACCGATATCGGTTTCTACGACGACGCCCACCTGATGAAGGTCATCGAGAAGATCGTGTCGCGCGTGGGGCGCCGCATCGACGAGACCAGCCCGATGGTCGACGCGCGCCTGCCCGATGGTTCGCGCGTCAACGCCATCATCCCGCCATCGGCGATCGACGGGCCGCTGCTGTCGATCCGCCGCTTCGCAGTCAATCCGCTGCAGGTTTCCGACCTGGTAAACCTGAGAAGCCTGACCCCGCCGATGGCCCAGATGCTGCAGGCGCTGGCGCACGCCAAGATCAACGTGCTGGTCTCCGGCGGCACCGGTAGCGGCAAGACCACGCTGCTGAACATCCTGTCCGGATTTATCCCCGAGGATGAGCGCGTGGTCACTATCGAGGATGCGGCCGAACTGCAGTTGCGCCAGCCTCATGTGCTGCGCCTCGAAACCCGCCCGCCGAACATCGAAGGCAAGGGCGAGATCACGCAGCGCTCGCTGGTGCGCAACGCGCTGCGCATGCGCCCGGACCGGATCATCCTGGGCGAGGTGCGTGGTGGCGAGGCGCTGGACATGCTTAACGCGATGAACACCGGCCACGAAGGCTCGCTGACCACCATTCACGCCAATACCCCGCGCGACGCGCTGACACGCCTTGAAAACATGGTCAGCATGGCCGGCCTGACCATGCCGGCCAAGGCGATACGCCAGCAGATCTCTTCAGCCATCACGGTGATCGTCCAGGCCGCACGCATGACCGATGGGCGACGCAAGATCATCAGCATCGCGGAGATCACCGGCATGGAAGGCGAAATCATCAACATGCAGGAGATCTTCACCTTCCAGCGCTCCGGCGTGGACAAGGACGGCACCGTGCGCGGCCATTTCCGCGCCACCGGGGTGTACCCCAAGTTTGCCGAGCGGCTGCGCGTGTTCGGCGTGGGCTTGCCCGATGAAACTTACGATCCGGCGCATCGCTATGAAGTGTGA
- a CDS encoding type II secretion system F family protein, whose translation MQGIIEGIPAEQLVVLALVFVAAFGTVLAVMYAFSPNRMHGRVEQLAGQAGMPSAPDARQAWIEKLVRLAQPVSRLSLPKEGWENSQLRVRFTNAGWRSASAAPLYFGAKTVLALVLPMTGLLALNGHPAFEDQYTMLALLALLGAIGYYLPNVVLARKVAERQRKVFEEFPDVIDLLTVCVEAGLGLDAALMRVADELALRCPVMADELQLMLLELRSGFSKEKALSNLSLRTGVEDVDKFASMLIQADRFGTSLGESLRVLSDMLRTKRRMLAEEEAAKIALKLLFPLIFTIFPSLLLVLLGPAFIQIYRVLLPTMAGQGG comes from the coding sequence ATGCAAGGCATCATCGAGGGTATTCCTGCCGAGCAGCTGGTCGTGCTCGCGCTGGTCTTCGTGGCGGCATTCGGCACAGTGCTTGCCGTGATGTACGCGTTTTCACCGAACCGCATGCACGGACGCGTCGAGCAGCTCGCCGGCCAGGCAGGCATGCCCTCCGCTCCCGACGCGCGGCAGGCCTGGATCGAGAAGCTGGTGCGCCTGGCACAACCGGTGTCGCGGCTGTCCCTGCCCAAAGAGGGCTGGGAAAATTCACAGCTGCGCGTGCGCTTCACAAACGCCGGCTGGCGCAGCGCAAGCGCCGCGCCGCTGTATTTTGGTGCCAAGACCGTGCTAGCGCTGGTGCTGCCGATGACCGGGCTGCTGGCGCTGAATGGCCATCCAGCGTTCGAGGACCAGTACACGATGCTCGCCCTGCTGGCGCTGCTGGGCGCGATCGGCTACTACCTCCCCAACGTCGTGCTGGCACGCAAGGTTGCCGAGCGCCAACGCAAGGTCTTCGAGGAATTTCCCGACGTCATCGACCTGCTCACCGTGTGCGTGGAAGCCGGCCTCGGCCTCGACGCCGCGCTGATGCGGGTCGCCGACGAACTTGCGCTGCGCTGCCCGGTAATGGCCGACGAATTGCAGCTGATGCTGCTCGAACTGCGCTCCGGCTTCTCCAAGGAAAAGGCGCTGTCCAACCTGTCGCTGCGCACCGGCGTGGAGGATGTGGACAAGTTCGCCTCGATGCTGATCCAGGCCGACCGCTTCGGCACCAGCCTGGGCGAGTCGCTGCGGGTGCTGTCGGACATGCTGCGCACCAAGCGCCGCATGCTGGCCGAGGAAGAGGCCGCCAAGATCGCGCTCAAGCTGCTGTTCCCGCTGATCTTTACCATCTTCCCCTCGCTGCTGCTGGTGCTGCTGGGGCCGGCGTTTATCCAGATCTATCGCGTCCTGCTGCCGACCATGGCAGGACAGGGAGGATAG
- a CDS encoding type II secretion system F family protein, producing MSTIFYAFGILLFAAVVLCVEGIYLWWNNYHGPAAKRIEARLRALSAGGHVNAERLSILKKRLLSDSPRMQQWLMRMPRIGSLDRWLEQSGSSWSVSQLLGYCALVVLCTVALIPLVPVPAPVVLAIAAVAGLMPVLHVMRLRIKRIKQMEKQLPDAVDMISRSLRAGHSFSGALGMVGQEIKAPIGPEFRTTFEEINYGVALDEAMTNLAIRVPVGDLRYFVIAVLIQRESGGNLAEILDTIANMVRERLKLFDKIRVLSAEGRLSAWILGLLPFATAGMIMVVNPGFMKVLWEDPIGWRMIGGALVSMVFGVLWMRKIIRIRV from the coding sequence ATGAGCACGATCTTCTATGCCTTCGGCATCCTGCTGTTCGCGGCGGTGGTGCTCTGCGTCGAGGGCATCTATCTCTGGTGGAACAATTACCACGGCCCCGCCGCCAAGCGTATCGAGGCGCGGCTGCGTGCGCTGTCCGCGGGCGGCCACGTCAATGCCGAACGCCTGTCGATTCTAAAGAAGCGCCTGCTCAGCGATTCACCGCGGATGCAGCAGTGGCTGATGCGGATGCCGCGCATCGGCTCGCTGGACCGCTGGCTGGAGCAGTCCGGCAGTTCCTGGTCGGTATCGCAACTGTTGGGCTACTGCGCGCTCGTGGTGCTGTGCACGGTCGCACTGATCCCACTGGTGCCGGTGCCGGCGCCGGTGGTGCTGGCCATTGCCGCCGTGGCCGGGCTGATGCCAGTGCTGCACGTGATGCGCCTGCGGATCAAGCGGATCAAGCAGATGGAGAAGCAACTGCCGGACGCCGTCGACATGATCAGCCGCTCCCTGCGCGCCGGGCACTCGTTCAGCGGTGCGCTGGGCATGGTCGGCCAGGAGATCAAGGCCCCGATCGGCCCCGAGTTCCGCACTACGTTCGAAGAAATCAACTACGGCGTGGCGCTGGACGAGGCCATGACCAACCTGGCAATCCGTGTGCCGGTGGGCGACCTGCGCTACTTTGTCATCGCCGTGCTGATCCAGCGCGAAAGCGGCGGCAACCTTGCCGAGATCCTCGACACCATCGCCAACATGGTGCGCGAGCGGCTGAAGCTGTTCGACAAGATCCGCGTGCTTTCTGCCGAAGGACGCCTGTCCGCATGGATCCTGGGCCTGCTGCCATTTGCGACCGCCGGCATGATCATGGTGGTCAACCCGGGCTTCATGAAGGTGCTGTGGGAAGACCCGATCGGGTGGCGCATGATCGGCGGCGCGCTGGTGTCGATGGTGTTCGGCGTGCTATGGATGCGCAAGATCATCCGCATCCGAGTATGA